The stretch of DNA AGGAGCGCGCGCGTGTCCGGCAGTGGAGCCGTGACGTGCACCGGTCGCTCCGCGAGCGCGACCGGGTCGAGGGGCGCGGCACCGGTCGCCGCTGAGCCCGCGGCGTCGGTGGTCGGGTCAGGGAGCCGGGCCAGGAAGTCGGGCCAGGAAGTCGGGCAAGGGGCCGGGCTCGCCCCGGGGCGGTCGCGCGTCCGCGACCGGGGCAGGATGTCCGGGTGGCGGTACGACGCAGGACGGATCCGGCCGACGGGCGGGCGGCACTCGCCGTGTGGCGCGCCGCGCCCGACGAGGTCCCGGTGGGCGCCCGACGCACCGCGGTCCGGTTCACCCTCGAGGAGCTGGCCGACGTCGCACCCGGCAACTCGGTCGAGGTGCGCGTCCCGCCGGACGGCGCCGTGCAGGCCGTCGCCGGCCCGCGGCACACCCGCGGCACCCCGCCGAACGTCGTCGAGACCGACCCCGACACCTGGCTCCGCCTCGCGACGGGTGCGCTGACGTGGACGGACGCCGTCGCCCAGGGGAGGGTGCACGCGTCGGGCGCCCGCGCCGACCTCGCCGACTGGCTGCCGCTCCAGGCTGCCCGCCCCCGCGCCTGAGTCCCGCCTAGGATCGCCGCGTGCCGGATCCCCAGCCGACCCCCGAGCCCGACGACACGGCCGTGCCGGACACCGCCGCGACGCCCGCCGACGGCGCTGCGCCCGCCGACACCGCTGCGCCCGCCGACACCGCTGCGCCCGCCGACTCCACCCTGACAGCCGACGCCGCGGCGCCTGCCGACACCGCTGCGCCCGCCGACACCGCTGCGCCCCCCGCCGACGCCGCCGTCCCCACGGAGGACGAGCTGCTCCGCACCGCCGTGCCGGCCACCGTCCGCCACGCACCCCGCTACAGCGCCTTCCTCACCACCGGCACCCTGGTCGGCCTCGTCGTCGGCCTGATCGTCGCCGTGCTGCTGGCCGACGGCTCCGTCAGCAGCACCGGCGGTGTGCTGCCGTTCCTCGGCGGCTCCAACGGCGTCCGCCTGCTCTCGGCGCTGTCCGGTGCCGTGCTCGGCCTGGGCATCGGTGCCGGTCTCGCCCTGTGGGCCGACCGGCGGTCGCTGCACCGCTGAGGTCGGATCCGCCGTCGCCCCTGTGCGACCATGGTCGCGTGGCCCCCCGCGCGGACGGACGCTTGTCCCACGACCTGCTGCCGAACGAGAAGGGCCCGCAGGACGCCTGCGGGGTCTTCGGTGTCTGGGCTCCCGGCGAGGAGGTCGCCAAGCTCACCTACTTCGGCCTGTACGCGTTGCAGCACCGCGGCCAGGAGTCGGCGGGCATCGCGACCAGCGACGGCCGGCACCTGCTGGTCTACAAGGACATGGGCCTGGTGTCCCAGGTGTTCGACGAGACGGCGCTCAACGCGCTGACCGGGCACATCGCCATCGGCCACACCCGCTACTCGACCACGGGCGCCTCCACCTGGGAGAACGCGCAGCCCACGCTCGGCGCCACCGCCGGCGGCACCGTCGCCCTGGGCCACAACGGCAACCTGACCAACACCGCCGAGCTGATCGAGCTGGTCGCCGAGCGGTACGGCAGCAAGCGCCGTGGGGAGCTCGCCCGCGGCAACACCACCGACACCGCCCTGGTCACGGCCCTGCTGGCCGGCGACCCGGACCACACCCTCGAGGCGACGGCGCTCGAGGTGCTGCCCCGCCTGCGAGGCGCGTTCAGCCTCGTCTTCATGGACGAGACCACCCTCTACGCCGCCCGTGACCCGCAGGGTGTCCGGCCGCTGGTGCTCGGCCGCCTCGAGCGCGGCTGGGTGGTCGCCTCCGAGACGCCGGCGCTCGACATCGTCGGTGCGTCCTACGTCCGGGAGGTCGAGCCCGGCGAGTTCCTGGCGATCGACGCCGACGGGCTGCGCAGCAGCCGGCTCGCGACGCCGGACCGTGCCGGCTGCATCTTCGAGTACGTGTACCTCGCCCGTCCGGACACGACGATCGCGGGCCGGTCGGTGCACGCGTCGCGCGTGGACATGGGCCGGCAGCTCGCCATCGAGCACCCGGTCGAGGCCGACCTGGTGATCCCGGTCCCGGAGTCCGGCACTCCTGCCGCGGTCGGCTACGCGCAGCAGTCCGGCATCCCGTTCGGTCAGGGGCTGACCAAGAACGCCTACGTCGGCCGCACGTTCATCCAGCCGTCGCAGACGCTGCGCCAGCTCGGCATCCGACTCAAGCTCAACCCGCTGCGCGAGGTGATCCGCGGCAAGCGGCTGGTCGTCGTCGACGACTCGATCGTCCGCGGCAACACCCAGCGCGCCCTGATCCGCATGCTCCGGGAGGCCGGTGCCGCCGAGGTGCACGTGCGGATCAGCTCCCCACCGGTGAAGTGGCCGTGCTTCTACGGCATCGACTTCGCCTCCCGCGCCGAGCTGATCGCCAACGGGCTGGCCGTCGACGAGATCGCCGCGTCGCTGGGCGCCGACTCGCTCGGCTACATCTCCATCGAGGGTCTCGTCGAGGCGACCGAGCAGCCGGTCGGCCAGCTGTGCACCGCCTGCTTCACCGGGAAGTACCCGATCCCGCTGCCGCCGGACGACCGGCTGGCCAAGAACCTGGTCGACCAGCAGCAGCTGCCCCTCGGCTCGCCCGAGGACGGGCTGGTCACCCTCATCCCCAGCGCCGGCGCGGCCGGTGCGCTGGAGCACCCGTGACCGGGCACAAGGTCACCTACGCGGAGGCCGGCGTCGACGTGCACGCCGGCGACAAGGCCGTCGAGCTGATGCGCGAGGCGGTGCGCGCAACGCAGGGTGCCGAGGTGGTCGGTGGGGTCGGTGGCTTCGCCGGCCTGTTCGACGCGTCGGCGCTGCTCGGCTACCGCCGGCCCCTGCTGGCCACGTCGACCGACGGCGTCGGTACCAAGGTGGCCGTCGCCCAGGCTCTCGACCGGCACGACACCATCGGCTTCGACCTGGTCGGCATGGTGGTCGACGACATCGCCGTGGTCGGTGCGAAGCCCCTGTTCATGACCGACTACATCGCCTGCGGCAAGGTGGTCCCGGAGCGGATCGCCCAGATCGTCCGCGGCATCGCGGCCGCCTGCCAGGTGGCCGGCACGGCACTGGTCGGTGGTGAGACGGCCGAGCACCCGGGGCTGCTCGCGCCCGACGAGTACGACGTGGCCGGCGCCGCGACCGGTGTGGTCGAGGCGGACGGCCTGCTGGGTCCGCACCGGGTCGAGTCCGGAGACGTGCTGATCGCCCTCGGGTCCAGCGGGCTGCACTCCAACGGGTACTCGCTGGTGCGCCGGGTCATCGAGGTGTCCGGCTGGCGGTTCGACCGGTACGTCGACGAGCTCGGCCGCACGATCGGCGAGGAGCTGCTCGAACCCACCCGCGTCTACGCCGCCGACTGCCTCGCGCTGACGGAGCGCGCCGCGGGCGGGATGCACGCGTTCAGCCACGTCACCGGCGGAGGGCTCGCCGCCAACCTGGCCCGGGTGCTGCCGACCAGCTCCGTGGCAGAGGTGTCCCGCGCCGGCTGGCAGCTGCCGCCGGTGTTCTCCCTGGTGCAGCGCCTCGGCGAGGTGCCGTGGAACGACCTCGAGTCGACCCTGAACCTGGGGGTCGGCATGGTCGCCGTCGTCGCGCCGGACGCCGCCGCCGGTGTGCTGTCCCACGCGGGCGAGCTCGGGCTGCCCGCGTGGGAGCTGGGCAGCATCCGGCCGTTCGACGCGGAGCGCGACGTGCCCGGGACGCCGGACCTGGTCAGCGGCACCAAGGGCGTGCAGGGCGGAGCCGTCCTGATGTCGGGCAGCTACCGCGTCTGAGGGACGCGTCGCCGGCGGGTCACGGCCTGACCCCAGGGTCGCCTCGCCAGCGGAGAGCGGTACCGGCAGCTCGCCCGCCGCTCAGGCGGTGCGGGCCGGACACCGAACGACGACCGTTCAGCGGTCGTCGTCGTCCTCGTCGTCCGAGGACCAGCTCTTCCACGAAGGGTTGGTCTCCTCGCTCACCGGGGGACGGGTCTCGGTGACGAGATCGTTGTGGCCACGCGACGAGAGCTCCTGCTCGAGAGCCCTGTAGTTGGTGTCCGGGCTGAAGTACTTCAGCTCCCGGGCCACCTTCGTCTGCTTAGCCTTCTGACGGCCGCGCCCCATGGCATCGACCCCCTCTAACGTGGAAGCGGGGCGGCTCCGTGCTCACACGTGCGGCCCCGGGGTGCTGTTTCGTCTGTTCGCAGGGCAACGCTACATGGTCCGTGAGCATTCCGACCACCGAGCCCCGGCGCCCTGGACCGGAGCCGGACCGGAGCCGCAGGCGGCCAGGACCTCCGTCCCCGAGTGTGACGAAGGTCGCACGCGACTTGTGGTGAACTGCGCCACAAGTCCGGCATGGTGCGGTATAGGCGGCCGATCGCCGGATGTACCGTTGGCGGCGAGTCGGGTAGTTCGTCCCTCTCTGGCACTCTGACGAGGACTTCCGTGCGCCGGTCAGCCCAGCGGTGACTGATGTCACAGCTGTGTCACCCATATGGGTGGCAAAGTGGCCCCGTACGAAGTGCGGCATCTGAGGCATACGTCCATGCTGGACGTGTGAGGCAAGAGGGGGAGCGACCTGCAGGCTCAGTCCCAGGTCCGTCAGGAGGTACGTCCAGGATGTCGTCCAACCACGTCGACCCCGAGACACTGCTCACGCCATCGGAGGTCGCGAGCCTGTTTCGGGTCGACCCCAAGACCGTGACGCGGTGGGCGAAGGCCGGCAAGCTCTCGTCCATCCGGACCCTGGGCGGCCACCGCCGCTACCGCGAGTCCGAGGTGCGGGGCCTGCTCGACGGCCTGCCGCAGCAGCGCCAGGTCGACTGAGAGCTGTACGGGACGCCGGACGAGGTCCGGCGTCCATCGAGCTGCGCGCCACCGCCGCTCCGGCCAGAGCCGGCAGGAGCAGGTCGTGCCGACCGCACCGCCACCGGCACGAGGCGGACTCAGTGCCGAGCGATCCGCCGCACCACGCCGGTCACCAGCAGCACCGCCACCGCACCGGCGAGCCCCAGCACCACCCGCGCCCGCTTGCGCGCCTCGGGTGCGGCCGAGGGATCCGTCGCGTCGGCCACCAGCCGCTTGCCCTCCGCGACGGCTCGCTCAGCCTGCGTCTTGGGGTTCAGCCGGTCGGCCAGCTCGTCCACCGTCGCCGCGAGCTCCCCGCGCGTGAGCTCGAGCTCCGCTTCCAGCGCCTTCATGCGCTCGGACGTGCCCAGCTTCGGTGTTGCGCTCGAGTCGCTCATCAGTGCAGGCCCTCCTTGACGGCTGCCACGTCCTGCTGGACGTTCTCCATCGCGTGCTCCGGCGTCGGCGGCATCCCACGCTTCAGGCGCCGGACGCCGACCAGGGCCAGCAGGCCGACCACCAGGAAGATCGCCACGGTGATGATCAGGGCCGCGAGCCACGGCGCCACGGCGTTCGACAGGCCGATGATCGCCGTGGCGATCGCGGCGCCGACGCCGTAGAACGCCAGGAACCCCGCGGCGATCAGCAGCCCGCCGCCGATGCCCGCCTGCTTCGCCTTCTCGGCGAGCTCGGCCTTCGCCAGGTCGATCTCCGCGCGGACCAGGCGACCGGCCTGCTCCGACAGGTCGCTCACCAGCTGACCGAGCGACCTCGTGTCGCCCGGTACCGACGTCTGCGTGACCATGGCCCGACCCTTCGTCCGTCCGCGTCCTGCGACCTCAGTCTGCTGGTCAGCGGCCCAGCACGCGAGTCCTTCGGCGTCCGGACGGGGGTGTCAGTCCGCCCAGGGGTGCACCAGCTCCTCAGCCGGGTGCGTCGGCATGGGCGCCGGCGGGACTCCCAGCACGGGCCCCGGAGGCAGGTGGTTGCGACCCCAGGCGGCGGCGCCGGCCGCGAGCAGGAGCAGGGCGACGCCGACGATCAGCAGCGCCAGCCACAGCGGCAGCACGTGGGCCAGGCCGACCACCGCTGCGCCGACCATGAGTGCCAGTGCGAGGACCGTCAGGACGGCCGCCACGGCGAAGGCGATCGCGGACGGTCGCACCTGCACGGCGCGGGCTCGCACGGACCGGCTCACCGCGTCGAGCTCCGCCATCACGGACGAGCGGACCCGGTCCTCCATCCGACCGATCCGCTCCTTCGCCCGGTCGGCGATCGGCTCGGTGGTCCGGCCGGCGAGCCGGTGGGCGAGGCGGTCGAACAGGCCGTGGTGCTCGGGCTGCGGGGCGGAGGTCACGATGACGTCCTCGGTGGATAGGCGGCGATGGCTTGGTCCAGCTTAGGAGGACGGTCACCCTGTCACCGGGACGATCGGCCCCGACACGGCGCTGACGAGGGGTGACGTGGTGCACGGACGTGCACCGGGGCTATGGGTGCCCTCCGCTCAGGGGTTTCCCGGGCGCAACCAGGGTCCGTTCAGGGTCGGTGCCTGATGCCCGCGCCACCGCACGGCTCGCAGGATCGAGCCATGCCGACCCCGAGCCCTGCCCCCGACCAGCCCGCGGGCGCCACCTCCACTGCACCCGGTGCCGAGCCTGAGCCGCCGGATGGCAGCCGGGCGCCTGGTAGGCCGAGACGGCTCGCCGCCGTGGCGGCCGCGCTCGGTGCCGGCGCCCGCCGGGCGCCGTTCGTGGAGGACGAGGTGCTCGGCCTGGCCCAGCTGGTCGGCCCCGGAGCCGTCTGCGTGGACGTCGGCGCGGAGTTCGGGCTGTACACCTGGACCCTCGCGCACCTCGTCGGCCCCGCGGGTGCCGTGCACGCCATCGAGCCCCAACCCGACCTGACCCGGGTGCTCAGACTGGCCAAGCGCCTGGTCGGTGCGTCCCACGTCACGGTCCACCAGCTCGCCCTCGGTGCCGAACCGGGACGTGGGCACCTGTCGCTGCCGAGCCGACGCGGGATGCGGGTCCACGGCCGCGCGTTCCTGTCCGACGGCACGCACGGGCTCGGCTCCAACGCCGAGTTCAGCCGGCACCGCAGCCTGCCCGTGGAGGTCGACACCCTCGACGCCGTCGCGGCACGCCTCGCGCTGGCACGACTCGACCTGGTCAAGGCAGACGTCGAAGGCGCCGAGGAGCGGCTGCTCGCCGGCGGCAGCACGACGCTCCGCACCTTCCGGCCGCACCTGCTGCTCGAGCTCGAGGACCGCCACCTGGTGCGGTTCGACACGTCGGCGCGCAGCGTCGTCGGGCGGCTCGAGACGTTCGGCTACACCCCGTCGCACTGGGCGGACGGCGCCTGGCGGCCGGGCATCGTCGGCCGCAACGTCCTGTTCCGGGCCGGCGTGACGCCCGACGACGGACCTCGACCCTGAGGCCCTCGGTGCTCGTCGCCGGCCAGACTCACCTGCTCGGACGGCTGCGCTCGGACGGCGCACTCCCGACGGCGACCGGAC from Cellulomonas sp. NTE-D12 encodes:
- a CDS encoding histidine kinase, producing the protein MPDPQPTPEPDDTAVPDTAATPADGAAPADTAAPADTAAPADSTLTADAAAPADTAAPADTAAPPADAAVPTEDELLRTAVPATVRHAPRYSAFLTTGTLVGLVVGLIVAVLLADGSVSSTGGVLPFLGGSNGVRLLSALSGAVLGLGIGAGLALWADRRSLHR
- the purF gene encoding amidophosphoribosyltransferase, whose protein sequence is MAPRADGRLSHDLLPNEKGPQDACGVFGVWAPGEEVAKLTYFGLYALQHRGQESAGIATSDGRHLLVYKDMGLVSQVFDETALNALTGHIAIGHTRYSTTGASTWENAQPTLGATAGGTVALGHNGNLTNTAELIELVAERYGSKRRGELARGNTTDTALVTALLAGDPDHTLEATALEVLPRLRGAFSLVFMDETTLYAARDPQGVRPLVLGRLERGWVVASETPALDIVGASYVREVEPGEFLAIDADGLRSSRLATPDRAGCIFEYVYLARPDTTIAGRSVHASRVDMGRQLAIEHPVEADLVIPVPESGTPAAVGYAQQSGIPFGQGLTKNAYVGRTFIQPSQTLRQLGIRLKLNPLREVIRGKRLVVVDDSIVRGNTQRALIRMLREAGAAEVHVRISSPPVKWPCFYGIDFASRAELIANGLAVDEIAASLGADSLGYISIEGLVEATEQPVGQLCTACFTGKYPIPLPPDDRLAKNLVDQQQLPLGSPEDGLVTLIPSAGAAGALEHP
- a CDS encoding sterol carrier family protein; protein product: MAVRRRTDPADGRAALAVWRAAPDEVPVGARRTAVRFTLEELADVAPGNSVEVRVPPDGAVQAVAGPRHTRGTPPNVVETDPDTWLRLATGALTWTDAVAQGRVHASGARADLADWLPLQAARPRA
- a CDS encoding DUF3618 domain-containing protein yields the protein MSDSSATPKLGTSERMKALEAELELTRGELAATVDELADRLNPKTQAERAVAEGKRLVADATDPSAAPEARKRARVVLGLAGAVAVLLVTGVVRRIARH
- a CDS encoding FkbM family methyltransferase, translating into MAAALGAGARRAPFVEDEVLGLAQLVGPGAVCVDVGAEFGLYTWTLAHLVGPAGAVHAIEPQPDLTRVLRLAKRLVGASHVTVHQLALGAEPGRGHLSLPSRRGMRVHGRAFLSDGTHGLGSNAEFSRHRSLPVEVDTLDAVAARLALARLDLVKADVEGAEERLLAGGSTTLRTFRPHLLLELEDRHLVRFDTSARSVVGRLETFGYTPSHWADGAWRPGIVGRNVLFRAGVTPDDGPRP
- a CDS encoding phage holin family protein; this encodes MVTQTSVPGDTRSLGQLVSDLSEQAGRLVRAEIDLAKAELAEKAKQAGIGGGLLIAAGFLAFYGVGAAIATAIIGLSNAVAPWLAALIITVAIFLVVGLLALVGVRRLKRGMPPTPEHAMENVQQDVAAVKEGLH
- the purM gene encoding phosphoribosylformylglycinamidine cyclo-ligase; its protein translation is MTGHKVTYAEAGVDVHAGDKAVELMREAVRATQGAEVVGGVGGFAGLFDASALLGYRRPLLATSTDGVGTKVAVAQALDRHDTIGFDLVGMVVDDIAVVGAKPLFMTDYIACGKVVPERIAQIVRGIAAACQVAGTALVGGETAEHPGLLAPDEYDVAGAATGVVEADGLLGPHRVESGDVLIALGSSGLHSNGYSLVRRVIEVSGWRFDRYVDELGRTIGEELLEPTRVYAADCLALTERAAGGMHAFSHVTGGGLAANLARVLPTSSVAEVSRAGWQLPPVFSLVQRLGEVPWNDLESTLNLGVGMVAVVAPDAAAGVLSHAGELGLPAWELGSIRPFDAERDVPGTPDLVSGTKGVQGGAVLMSGSYRV
- a CDS encoding BldC family transcriptional regulator, whose amino-acid sequence is MSSNHVDPETLLTPSEVASLFRVDPKTVTRWAKAGKLSSIRTLGGHRRYRESEVRGLLDGLPQQRQVD
- a CDS encoding phage holin family protein, which translates into the protein MTSAPQPEHHGLFDRLAHRLAGRTTEPIADRAKERIGRMEDRVRSSVMAELDAVSRSVRARAVQVRPSAIAFAVAAVLTVLALALMVGAAVVGLAHVLPLWLALLIVGVALLLLAAGAAAWGRNHLPPGPVLGVPPAPMPTHPAEELVHPWAD
- a CDS encoding DUF3073 domain-containing protein → MGRGRQKAKQTKVARELKYFSPDTNYRALEQELSSRGHNDLVTETRPPVSEETNPSWKSWSSDDEDDDDR